Genomic window (Campylobacter ureolyticus ACS-301-V-Sch3b):
TTTTGCAGTTATCTTTGTTGGGTCGTTTTCAAATTTTTTAAAAAAATGATTAATTGTATTATTGTTTCTTACTTTTGCCATCGCTGCTGGCCAAACTTTACCCATGTTATTCATATCAGCGCTTGTATTTATAGTAAGAGTGTCGATTTCAAGTGTTGCATCATTTAGTTTTTCATCTGGAAAATTTGCCTTAAAACTATCAAATGTGTTTTTTGTGACGACATACTCTTTTTTTGGTGAGCCATAAAAAGTAAAATCAAACTTAAAGTTATCGCTGCAAGTTCCTGCAAAAAGTGAGTTTGAAGCCATGATTGAAGCTAAAAATAATTTTTTCATTTTTATCCTTTTTGAAAATAATATCCGTTATTATAATTAAAAAAAGATAATTTTACTCTTAATTTTAAAAATTTTAAATTTTTATCTTAAATTTAACATATTACAAGCACCATGATCGCCTAATTTACAAGCTTTTAAATAAAGCTCAGTAGCTTTTGAGGTGTTTTTATCTACTCCATGCCCATCATCATAAAGTTTTGCTAAATTTAAACAACTATATGAACTATTATTATCACAAGCTTTTTTAAAAATATCAAAAGCTTCATCATAACTTTCATAAATTGTTAAAACAAAAGCTTTTAATTCACACCCTACTCCAAACTCAATTTTACAAGCTTTATCAAAATAAGTATAAGCTTGAATTAACTCGCCTTGTTTGTAGTGTGTCATTCCTATTTCAGAACATGACCAAGAATCACCTTTAGTACAGTTTTGATCAAATTTCAGATATTTTTGCTCTTGTGGTGAAAGTGAATTTTCATCTAAAATTTCATTTGCAAAAGATATGAAAAAACTTACTAGTAAAAATATGAAAACTCTCATTTTTCATCCTTATAAACAGACTCTTTGAATATAAATTTATGTTCATCTGGAAGAGAATTATAAATTTCATAAGCTAGGTTTCTTATCTCCCACAGAGCTGATTTTGAAGTTCTAAGATGTAAAAAATTTTGAAGGCTTCTTGCATTTATACTCCAAGTAAGCTCAGTTTTATAACATTCTGGAAGTGCGTATTTAGCGATGTCTAGAGTGTTTATTTTATTTAAAATTTGACGGATATTTTCAAGAGCTTGAATGCTATAATTATCAACCATCTCATTTTTAGTTAAAACTATATAGCGAGACGCATTTTTAAAATCCCCTATTTTAAACTCATTTTCTTTTTTAAGTTCTTTTAGGGTGTATCTAGTGGATTTAACACTCAAACTTGCCATTCTATGACGTGCTAATTCTTGTAAAAGTGCTCTTGAGATTCCTTTTATATAAAAATTATAATGTAGATGTTCAAGCGTTGAGGCATGTTTAAATTTATTCCCAACTCTGTTGATTAGCTCTTTGTCTATCTCGCCTCCATTATCCCCTTTATCAAAGCTTTGCCAACAAGTTCTTATGGCATTTGAGCAGACCCAAAGTGGAGTGAAATTTAGTAGTTTTACTTCCATTTTTTTCCTTTTTATAAAATTACAGCAAATAGTATGCCAAATAAAATCAAAGGAATGTTAAAAAATATAAAAGTCGGAATACAAGTATCATAAATGTGATTGTGTTGTCCGTCGAAATTTAAACCACTTGTTGGTCCAAGTGTGCTATCGCTTGCAGGACTTCCAGCATCCCCTACTGCAGCTGCAATGCCTATTAGAATAATTATAGCTGATGTGCTAAATCCAAGCTCAAGTGCGAGTGGATAGTAAATCGCTGTAATTATTGGAATAGTTCCAAAACTACTTCCAATGCCTATTGTAATAAATAGTCCAATAACTAGCATTAAAGCTGCTCCGCCAAGCTTTCCACCAGCTAAAGAGGCAGCTGCATTAACAAGATCAGGAATACCACCTGTTTCTCTTAAAATTGCGCCATAACCTGCAGCTACAAGCATAACAAAGGCGATAAATCCCATTATATGGATACCTTTATCAAAAGTTTTGTCCATATCTTTATATTTTATCCCACCAAAAACTATCATGGTAATAATTCCAAGAAGTGCACCAAGAGGAAGAGAGCCAAAGCAAATTTGAATAATAAAGGCTACAACTATTCCAGCTAATGCGCCCCACTCTTTTAAGCCCATTTTTATCTCATCTAGATTTTTAGGCGTATTGTTTTCAATATCTTTGTATTCTCTTGGTTTTTTGAAAGTAATTACAGCTAAAACAAGCCCTACGATCATCGGAATTGCCGCCATCCACATAACACTTGCAATTTGTGAAATTTCAACATTTAAGCCGTTATTTGCCATCTCTTTTTGTAAAATTGTAAAAAACAAAAGTCCAAATCCAACTGGAAGTGAAATATATGGAGCTTGAAGACCAAAAGTTAAAGCACAAGCTACGGCGCGTCTGTCAATTTTCATCTTATTCATCACACTTAAAAGTGGTGGTATTAAAATCGGAATAAAAGCGATATGAACAGGAATTAAATTTTGTGAAAAACAGGCGATAAAAGCAATTACAAATATAAAATAAAACTTACTTTTTGTTATAAATTTTGAAATTTTATTGATTAAAATCGTAGTTAAATTTGTAAAAGAGATAGCTGCAGCTAAAACTCCAAGTAAAACGTATGATAGTGCGGTTTGGAGATTGCCTTTCATACCATCCATAAAGACATCTAAGGTGTAATTCATACTTTTCATAAAAGTGTATGCCTCTCCACTTGGCATAATATGAGCCATAAGTCCTGCAACCATCGCTGAAATAAGGATAGAAAGCATAACATTGCATCTTAATATACATAAAATAAACATTAAAATAATGCTAGAAAATACGGGATTGCTAAGCATAATTTTCCTTTAAAGTTAAATAAAAGCTCATTATATGATAAATGGATTTAAATTTTAATAAAATTGTAATGTTTAGAAAATTTTTGATGTTTTAATTGAGATTTTAGAATTTTAAGAGATTTGGAAAAATTATCCAAATCTCTAATTAATTAAATTTAATAACGGATATTAAAATCTGTATGTAAAGCCGATTTGTCCGTTATAAATTTTATCATCTTTATTAAGATAGATACCACCACCTATGTTTATAAATAAATTTCTAGATATTTCTGTTTGGATACCAAAGTCAAATACAAAACTTGTTCTTTTCTTTGCTTCTTCATTTAGCATAAAGTAGTAATTGCTTGATCCAAAATATGATCTCATACCATTATTTCTTTGATAAATATCTCTTGCGATATAAGGTCTTGCATAAAGAGTGATATTTTTATTGTTATAAAGCATTTCTAAACCTAAATTTGCCTGTAAATTTTTAAATTTAGATTTATCAAATGTTTGTGTTAAATTTCCAACATCTTTATGATTTGTTGAAGCTGTAAAACTATCTTGTGTATAGTCAAAATAATCAAGCCCTATAAATGGTTTAATGCTAAAATTATCATTTACATTAAATTTATACCCATAAGCTGTGCCTATTGTTAAGTAACTAGAATCAAATTTAGCTTTATAGTTTAAATTTGTAGCTAATAGTTTTAGATTATAATCAGCTTTATTATTTCCTAAACCATAACCTATAGATAAATCAAACTCATTATTATCAAGATATTGTCTAGCATAAGCACCTACTTCATAAAGATCTGATTTTAAACTTACATCGTTGTTGCTATCTGCTTTAGCATATGAGAAGTATCCACCAACAAGAGTTGAATCAAACATTTTGTTAAAGCTTACAACTCCACCTGCAAGACTGTGGCTGTGGCCAGATTCATTATTTTTTGCCCCAATAGCTGAAATATTAAATGAATTTTTGTAAATTTCTCTATCTATTAAATCAATTAAATATCTTAAATCATCAGAATTTGAAGCAAGCTTTGTTCCATCTAAGTACTTCATAGCATTAGCTGTTACCATAGGGCTATTTTTAGTTGGATTAAGCATCATATCTTTATTTATCGCTCTTTTTGTTTCGATATTAAATGTTTTTGTCGGTTTATACACATTAGGTTTATTCTTTTTAACTTCTCTGACTAAATTAGTTAAAACTTTTATGCTTTCATCTCTTATAACTACATCATCATTTTCCAAAGCTAAGCTTATAGTTGTAACTATAGCTGTATTTACATTTCCCTCATTAGATAACAATAGTGAGTTTAATATGTCTTTAGCATCATCTAACTCTTTAGGAAGTTTTACTTTTGGTTTAGCTGGTTCAGTTCCTGGTTCAGTTCCTGGTTCAGTTCCTGGTTCAGTTCCTGGTTCAGTTCCTGGTTNNNNNNNNNNNNNNNNNNNNNNNNNNNNNNNNNNNNNNNNNNNNNNNNNNNNNNNNNNNNNNNNNNNNNNNNNNNNNNNNNNNNNNNNNNNNNNNNNNNNNNNNNNNNNNNNNNNNNNNNNNNNNNNNNNNNNNNNNNNNNNNNNNNNNNNNNNNNNNNNNNNNNNNNNNNNNNNNNNNNNNNNNNNNNNNNNNNNNNNNNNNNNNNNNNNNNNNNNNNNNNNNNNNNNNNNNNNNNNNNNNNNNNNNNNNNNNNNNNNNNNNNNNNNNNNNNNNNNNNNNNNNNNNNNNNNNNNNNNNNNNNNNNNNNNNNNNNNNNNNNNNNNNNNNNNNNNNNNNNNNNNNNNNNNNNNNNNNNNNNNNNNNNNNNNNNNNNNNNNNNNNNNNNNNNNNNNNNNNNNNNNNNNNNNNNNNNNNNNNNNNNNNNNNNNNNNNNNNNNNNNNNNNNNNNNNNNNNNNNNNNNNNNNNNNNNNNNNNNNNNNNNNNNNNNNNNNNGTTCAGTTCCTGGTTCAGTTCCTGGTTCAGTTCCTGGTTCAGTTCCTGGTTCAGTTCCTGGGCGTGACTTTTTACCAACTATTTTATTATTTGGAATTGTTATATCTGGTTTTTTGCTATCATTTATAGATTTTATAAGGTTTTGAACGGTTTTATTTTGATGTTCTTTTTTTGTATTCATAACAAAATAAAGTGATTTTTCATCACCAGTTTTTTCGGTTGATAGTTCTAAAAGTTCACTATCTTGCTCATTTAAAGTTATAAGATTTTTAGCTATATTTGTGTCAATGCCCTCACCTGTTCTTACTATTTCTATACCTAATCCATCTTGATATTTTTGATTTATAATGTCGATATTTGCAGGAGATACCAAGCTTACATTTAATTTTTCAGTGTTTTTTAGGATAGCTTTTTCGCCAGCTATTATAAGACCTAAATCATTTACTGCATTTGTTTTAAAATTTAACTTTCCCTCATTTATAAAACTTCCAAGAGTGTGAAAAATAGCATCTTTTGTATCTAAGCTTAAAGTACTATTTTTATTGTTTTTAAAATCAGTTTTTGATTTTATTTCTAATTTATCTTTTATATTTAAATTTCCAAAGTTATTAAAGCTAGAAGTTGCTGCTGGAAAATTAAAAAACACATTACCAAGTATATTAAGTGTTGATTTTGCGCTATTTATAGCGTTTGATTTGATATCTAGATTTACATTTTGTATATTATTTTTACCTTGTTTTGCTGTAAAATTGTTCGTTTCTACGGTAGCTTTGATATCTGTTTTATCATTATCACTTATAATATTTCCAGTTTCTAGGATAACTTCGCCTGTTTTAAGGAAAGAATTTTTGATCAAATTTATAATTCCACTGTTTTGAGCGTAAGTTTTGCCTAAAATTTCGTTATTGTTTTTTACTTCTAAAGTTCCATTATCAGTGTATGCATTTTGTTTTACGACTGCGTTATCAACTATAAATTTAGCTTTATTTTCTGCGTAAGCATCGCCTTTAATGCTAGCTTTTTTACTATTGCTTCCTTTTAGTTCCAAAGTACCACCTACTGCTCTAGTTGGACCTTCGTAACTATTTTGTCCACTTAATGTAATAGTCCCAAGCCCTTCTTTTTTAAGACCTATTTTATTTATATTTCTATATTTTTTATCTAGTATATTTATAGCTAAAGGTTTGCCGTTTTCATCTGTTCCAAGCAAGTGTCTGTTGTCAAGCCAAGTTTGCTGGGAGATGTCATTTGAAAATATTCCGCTTAAACCCTTTGTGTTTATAGTATAAAATGCTGTGTTTTTACCTTGAAATTCTTCTATATCTTTATTATTTAGCCTATTAAGATCTAAAATAGACAAACCTTTTAATGCTTTTTCTACATCTAAAACACCTTGGCCGGCATATTCTTCTTGTGTTAGTTGAACTACATATTCTTCAGAAATTTTTTTTGTTCTAAAATCTTTAATGTGACCTAAAATTTTAGAAATTGTTATTTCAGACATGCTTTTAGGAATTTTTAATTTATCTAAATCTTTTTTTATCTCTTCTTCGTCTATATCGCCATTCAAATTTCTAGGAATTTTTTTATTTAAATAAATAACATAGTATCCTGCATCGCCATTTTCTATTGCTTTTACCACAACATCTGGTAAATTTAGCTTTTTATTTGCAGTTGTAAGCAATACATCGGCTATTTGCTCACCATCTAAAAATTTATATTTTTGAGCTACTAAAGCAGCTGCACCAGTTACCATAGGAGCTGCCATAGATGTTCCTGTCATAGGAATAAATTTTTCATTTTCATTAATTTTGTCACCATATTCATATTCTTTTTTATAATCGGCATTTGCAGATAAAATTTGATATCCAGGAGCAAGTAAAGAGTAGTTGGTTGCTCCTTTAAATGAATTCGAGCTTGATAAAGAGGTATCTTTTGTTTTAAATTCGAAATCGTCTGTTTTAAAAACTATATCATGTTCGCCTATTAAGGTGATACTTCCATCTTTTTCTTTAATGGTATTAAAAGCATTTTGATTTCCAACATTTAACCAAGCTCTTATGCTTTCATCATAGCTAGGAAGTGTGCTGTCTCTTGCAGGGGCTATTACTCCGCCGTTTCCACTTGCAAAAACACTTATAACTTTTTTCTCTTTTGCTAGCTTGGCAAGTTCTCTTGACATGGGGTTCGCGTCTTTTATTATATTGCTATAACCCACAAAACCATCTTTACTATAATCAGTAATTAGATAGTTTCTTATTTGTTTATTTATAAGTGGATATGCTAAACTTCCCCAACTATTATTTATAACTCTTACATCTAGTTTGTTTAACAAATAATTAGACTCATCTTTATCTGGAAAAATCATCTGGCCATTTCTATTGCTATTTATCCCTATTCCATAAAGAGTTGCTTCGTGTGCTACGCCGTAAGGCTCATTCTCGCTAACTTTGGCACCAACTGCAATTCCTGCGACATGTGTCCCATGCTCACTGTGTTTTAAATTCCATGGAAAATTTAAGTTAACACTAGGTTTGATTCTATTTCCATCATATAAGCTTGGATGATTATAGTTAATAGGACTATCTACTATTCCTACGCCAATGTCTTTTCCTGTAATTTTTTCATCGTTTTCTAAATTTTCATTATTTTTTCTTACTTCTTCTAAACCAATTAACTTGTAAGATTCTTCTAATAATAAACCAAACTCTTTTAGATTATTAGAAAAAGAATTAGTTACAATTATAAAAGTTAAATAAAAAATAATATTTTTTTTAATCATTGATATTCCTTTTAAATTTTTAAAGATAAATATTATCTTAAAATAAATAAAAGCTAGCTAAATTATCTTTTATCTACATATATATTTAAAGTAAGATTAATATATTAAACTAAATGATATTTTAAAAACATAATAAAAAAATTTTAAAATTTACATATTGATATGCTGCCACTTTTATAGCCTTTGTAAAAAGCATTTTTTCTTTGCATGGCTGAGCCGTGAGTAAAAGAATCAGGCACAACATATCCTCTGGCTTGTTTTTGAAGCGTGTCATCGCCTATCATACTTGCTGCGTTTAAGGCTTCATCTATATCCCCATCTTCTAAAATATCATCAAGATAATGTGCCCAAACCCCAGCTAAACAATCAGCCCCAAGTTCAACTTTTACTTGTATGGCATTTTGATTTTTTTCATTTTTTCCTTGTTTTTCTCTATTTGTTTGAGATAAAATTCCTAGTAAATTTTGCACATGATGACCTACTTCATGAGCTAAAACATAAGCATTTGCAAAATCTCCTGGAGCGTTATGTCTATTGGCTAATTCATCAAAAAAACTTAAATCAATATAAATTTTTTGATCGGCCGGACAGTAAAATGGTCCAACTTGCGAGTTCGCAAATCCACATCCACTTTGAACCGCGCCTCTAAAAAGCACAAGTTTTGGTTCTTTATAGTTTTTTCCTATTATTTGAAATTGTTTATTCCATACATTTTCAGTTTGTGCTAAAACAACTCCTATAAATTGTGCATATTTATCATCATCTTTTGAAATTTGTGCATTTTGAACCCCACCACCAGAAATTAAAGCAAGTGGGTTATATCCTAAAAACATAGCTATAACGCCCATTAGTAACACAACTCTTCCAAATTTTGTCCCTAAAAGCCATCTGATAAGTGGTATTAAAACCTGTAAATTTACCATACTAGCAGGAGTTTTTTGAAGCCTTCTGTCGTCTATATTGCTACTTGATTTTTGATCTCGCCATTTCATTTTTAAACCTTTTATTGTAAAGGGATAATTGTAACAAATTATTTTAAATTTAACCAAAAAATATCTTAATATAACTTTTGAACTGTTTTTTTGATAAAATATAAAAATTAAATTTAGGAGGGTTTATGAGAAGTGATATAATCAAAAAAGGCTATACAAAAGCCCCTCATCGCTCACTTTTAAGAGCAACAGGGCTTAGGGATGAGGATTTTGATAAGCCATTTATCGGTGTTGCAAATAGTTTTATAGAGATAATTCCAGGGCATTTTTATCTAAATAAATTTAGTCAAATTATCAAAGATGAGATAAGAAAAAATGGCTGTGTGCCTTTTGAGTTTAACTGTATAGGCGTTGATGATGGCATTGCGATGGGACATGAGGGGATGCTTTACTCACTTCCAAGCCGTGAACTGATAGCAAATTCAGTAGAAACTGTGATGAATGCTCACGCACTTGACGCGCTTATTTGCATACCAAACTGCGACAAAATAGTCCCTGGCATGATAATGGGAGCTTTGAGAGTAAATGTTCCTACTGTCTTTATAAGTGGCGGTCCAATGGCTGCTGGAGTTGATAAAGATAGCGGGGAAGCACTTGATTTAAATAGCGTGTTTGAGGGCGTTGGAGCTTATGAGGTTGGTAAAATCGATGAAAAAAAGTTAAAAATGCTTGAGTGTGAGTCCTGTCCGAGCGGTGGAAGCTGTAGTGGAATGTTTACAGCAAATTCTATGAATTCGCTTTGCGAGGCAATGGGTATAGCTTTGGTTGGCAATGGCACTATTTTAGCGCTAACTCCTGAGCGTGAAGAGCTAGCAAGAGCTGCAGCTAAAAGAATTTGCGAAATCGCACTTGATGATAAATTTAAAATAAAAAATATCTTAAATAAAAAAGCTATTAGAAATGCTTTTGTCTGCGATATGGCGATGGGTGGAAGCTCAAATACAATTTTGCACATGCTAGCAATTAGTCGTGAAGCAGGGTGCGCACTTGATATAAAAGAGTTAAATGAGATCAGTAAAAATATAGCCCACATTGCAAAAGTAGCTCCTAGTCTTCCAAGTGTGCATATGCAAGATATCGCACGAGCTGGGGGGATAACTGCTATTTTAAATGAAATTTCAAAAAGAGATAATGGCATGCTTGAGCTTGATAATCTAACAGTAACTGGTGAGATGATGAGTGAGCGTGTTAAAAATCATAAAGTAGCTGATTATAATATCATAAAAAGCGTTGATAAACCTTACTCAAAAGTAGGGGGTTTGGCGATTTTATTTGGAAATTTGGCAGAGCAAGGGTGTGTTATAAAGGCAGCTGGTATTGTTGGAGAGCGTAAATTTAGTGGAAAAGCAATTTGCTTTAACTCTCAAGATGAGGCAATTAGTGGAATTTCAAGTGGAAAAGTTCAAAAGGGCGATGTTGTGGTAATTCGCTATGAAGGTCCAAAAGGTGGTCCTGGAATGCAAGAGATGTTAAGTCCAACAAGTCTTATAATGGGCCGAGGTCTTGGAGCTGATGTGGCACTTATAACAGATGGTAGATTTAGCGGCGCTACAAGGGGACTATCAATTGGTCATGTAAGCCCAGAAGCAGCAGAGGGCGGAATGATAGGACTTTTAAAAGATGGCGATATTATAGATATTGATGTTGACAGTTACTCAATAAATGTTCGTTTAAGCGATGATGAGATAAAAAAACGAAAAAAAGAGTGGAAATATGAGGGCAAAAAAGTAAGTTCTCGCTGGTTAAGACAGTATCAAAAGTTAGTTACCAATGCAAGTAATGGGGCGATTTTGGAGGCTTAAGCTTTAAGAAGTGCAGTATTTATTGCACTTCTTAAATTATTTATTTTACAAAGTAATTTCCATCAAAACTAACGAGTGAATACTCTCTTTCATTTCCTATGGCGTTTTTTAACTCATCTATTTCTAAAAACTCTAAACTATCAGCCCCTGTGTATTTTAAAATTTCATCATCACTTAAATTTGCACTTATTAACTCACTTTTTGTAGGTGTGTCTATACCATAAACATCAGGAAATTTTATCCTTGGAGCAGCTATTTTAAGATGAACTTCTTTAGCTCCAGCATGTTTTAGAAGCTCAACTATTTTTTTAGAAGTAGTTCCTCTAACGATACTATCATCAACTACAATAATACTTTTTCCTTTTAAAACCTCACTCATAGGATTTAGCTTTAATTTTACTTTTAAATTTCTCATTTCTTGAGTTGGCTCTATAAAAGTTCTTCCAACATAGTGGTTTCTAACTATTGCCATTTCAAATGTAATTCCACTTTTTTGTGAAAAGCCAAGTGCTGCTGGCACTCCACTATCTGGCACAGGAACTACTAGATCAGCTTTTATTTTATTTTTTAAAGCCAAAGTTTTTCCTAAATTTTTTCTTACTTCATAAACATTTTTTCCATCTATAACGCTATCTGGCCTTGCAAAGTATATGTATTCAAAAGCACAAATTCTAGGAGTTTTTTCTTCATATAGCATTATACTTTCAAAATCATCACTTCCTTCTTCAAAAATAATCATTTCGCCCGGCTTTACATCACGCACAAAAGTAGCACCAACTAAGTCAAAAGCACAGGTCTCACTTGCAATTATATATCCGCCATCTTTTAATTTTCCTATACTAAGAGGTCTAATTCCATATTTATCTCTTATGGCAAATATTTTTGATCTACTCATTATAAGAAGGCAGTAAGCTCCTTTTATAATATTTAAAGCCTCTATGATTCGCTCTTGCAAGTGCTCTTTTTTGCTTCTAGCAATTAAATGAATTATATTTTCAGTGTCCATATTTGAGTGAAATATTGCACCTTCTTTTATTAAATTTTGCCTAATTTCATCTTTATTTATCAAATTTCCATTATGTGCTATTGATATTTCACCAAGCAAATAATTAGCCCAAATAGGCTGTGCATCTTTGCTATCTTTACTACCAGCGGTTGAGTATCTATTATGTCCGATTGCGATATTTCCTTGTAAGGAGTTTAAAATTTCATTATTAAAAATATCGCTAACCAAGCCTTGAGCCTTATGAGTTTTTATTTTGTGATTAAAACTTGCACTTATTCCGCTTGATTCTTGTCCGCGGTGTTGCATCGCAAAAAGTGCATAATAAGCAGTTTTTGCAGCATCTTTTGAATTTATTATACCAACGATAGCACACATTTTACAGTCCTAAACAATCATTTATATCATAAAGCCCATTTTTTTGTGAGCTTAGCCAAATAGCAGCTTTTATGGCTCCGTTTGCAAAAGTAGCTCTTGATGTTGCTGTGTGGTTCAACTCTATAAACTCGCCATTTCCATAAAATCCTGCTGTGTGACGACCAACAATATCTCCACCTCTTAAACTCATAACAGCAATTTCATCTTTTGATCTTTGTCCAATTATGCCATCTCTTCCACTAACTCTAACTTTATCAAGGTCTAAATTTCTAGCAATTGCGACATTTTTAGCTAATGTTAAGGCTGTTCCACTTGGAGCGTCTTTTTTATATCTATGATGCATTTCTAAAATTTCAGCATCAAATTCACTTAAGGCTTTGCTTGCTAAAAATGCAAGTTTGTTTAAAACAGCTACTCCTAAACTCATATTTGTGGCATATAAAATAGGCATATTTTTTGAAATTTCTTTCATTAGATTTAATTCATCTTTACTAAGTCCGGTTGTACCGATGCAAAGTGGTTTTGGATTTTTTTTAGCAAATTCTAAAAGAGTTTTAGTTCCTTCTGGCATAGAAAAGTCAATTATAACATCTGATGATTTGAAAAAATCCTCTAAATTTGAACTATTTTTATCAAATAAAGCCGCGACTTTTGCATTTTCATACTCTTTTAAGCACTCTTGTATCATTTTTCCCATTCTACCATTTGAGCCATAAATTCCTATTTTTAGCATTACATTCCTTTTTGCAATTTTGTAGCGAGTATAACAAATTTAGAGTAAAAAACTTATAAAATCCTTTTAAAATTTATGTGGATTTTTTATATGTGGAAGGCTTATCTCATCACCGTTTATATCATACGCACCGCCAAATCCTTTTACAAATCTGCCTTTTTTAAACTCTAATTTAAAAAGATGAAAGTCTTGCATAGTTGAGATCTGTTTTGTTCCGCCTTTTCCACCAGTTTGATTTAAAAAACTTGTCATGGCACCATTAAACTCATCACTATTTCTTGGAATTTCAACTGCATTTGTCTTATAGGTAAGTCTTTTTCTTAGTATTATAGAAGCAGCTTCATTTTCATCTTGTAAAAATAAAATTTCAATTTTGTCAGGATTTGTGCTTATGCTTTTAAAATGCTCACTAATTTCACTTATGTAGATGTAAAAATTATCATTAAATTTAATAAGCGGTGAGTAGCTTGCAACCGCTTGATCATTATAAACACTCGCAATTACAACACTTTTAAAAGAATTTCTAAACTCATCAATTTCATTTTTAATTTTAGAAAAATCCTCTTTTAAACTCGCGGCTAAATTTTTAATAGCACTTACAAAATCACCATCTGTAACTCTTGTGTTAAAAGGCACTTTTGCTTCTAAATTATCTGAGTTTAGAAAAATCCCATTTTCATCAAAATCAACTAATTTCGCATTTTTTACATTAAATTTTGAATATTTATTAAAAAGTTTAACTAAAACATCGCTGTGATGCTCATTCATGTGAGCTATGATTGAATTTTTTTCCATTATATTTCCTTAGATACTAGTGAAATAATTTTATAAAAATAGGGTAAATTTTAACTGAAATTTTTGATAGTTTGTATAAAATCCCCTCAAATTTGAGGGGATAAATTTAAGCTTTTATCTTAGGTTGTTTAAAGATAGTAAGCTCAGGAACTTTGCCTGTAAATTTTTCTATATTTACAAGGCCAGTGTGAGAGATATTTCCATTTGCAAGTTTTGAGGTTGGCATATCTATAGTTAAGACATTTGCGCTTCCGTTTTTATCCAAACTTTCTGCCTTTGTTGGATCAAGTGGATCATACCAAGCACCTTCACATAGCTTAACAACACCTTTTATAATGTCATCTGTTACTTTTGCACCAGCCAACACCTCGCCTCTAGCATTAAATACTCTAACCGCATCACCAGTTTTGATGCCTTTTGCTTTTGCATCCTCACTATTTATCCAGATAGGCTCCAAGTTTGAGATAGCATACTCATCTCTAAGACTTGTGTTATTTAGCTGAGAGTGAAGACGATCTTCAGGGTGAGAGGTAACTAGGTGAAACTCAGCAGGTTTATTTTTCATACCAAGCCATTCAATTGGTTCAAACCAAGTTGGATGAGCTTTACAATCATCATAATTCATCTTCTCAATTACTTCTGAGTAAATTTCAATTAGGCCTGATGGTGTACCAAGTGGCTCTAAAATAGGAT
Coding sequences:
- the purF gene encoding amidophosphoribosyltransferase, producing the protein MCAIVGIINSKDAAKTAYYALFAMQHRGQESSGISASFNHKIKTHKAQGLVSDIFNNEILNSLQGNIAIGHNRYSTAGSKDSKDAQPIWANYLLGEISIAHNGNLINKDEIRQNLIKEGAIFHSNMDTENIIHLIARSKKEHLQERIIEALNIIKGAYCLLIMSRSKIFAIRDKYGIRPLSIGKLKDGGYIIASETCAFDLVGATFVRDVKPGEMIIFEEGSDDFESIMLYEEKTPRICAFEYIYFARPDSVIDGKNVYEVRKNLGKTLALKNKIKADLVVPVPDSGVPAALGFSQKSGITFEMAIVRNHYVGRTFIEPTQEMRNLKVKLKLNPMSEVLKGKSIIVVDDSIVRGTTSKKIVELLKHAGAKEVHLKIAAPRIKFPDVYGIDTPTKSELISANLSDDEILKYTGADSLEFLEIDELKNAIGNEREYSLVSFDGNYFVK
- the dapB gene encoding 4-hydroxy-tetrahydrodipicolinate reductase, with amino-acid sequence MLKIGIYGSNGRMGKMIQECLKEYENAKVAALFDKNSSNLEDFFKSSDVIIDFSMPEGTKTLLEFAKKNPKPLCIGTTGLSKDELNLMKEISKNMPILYATNMSLGVAVLNKLAFLASKALSEFDAEILEMHHRYKKDAPSGTALTLAKNVAIARNLDLDKVRVSGRDGIIGQRSKDEIAVMSLRGGDIVGRHTAGFYGNGEFIELNHTATSRATFANGAIKAAIWLSSQKNGLYDINDCLGL
- a CDS encoding HugZ family heme oxygenase; translation: MEKNSIIAHMNEHHSDVLVKLFNKYSKFNVKNAKLVDFDENGIFLNSDNLEAKVPFNTRVTDGDFVSAIKNLAASLKEDFSKIKNEIDEFRNSFKSVVIASVYNDQAVASYSPLIKFNDNFYIYISEISEHFKSISTNPDKIEILFLQDENEAASIILRKRLTYKTNAVEIPRNSDEFNGAMTSFLNQTGGKGGTKQISTMQDFHLFKLEFKKGRFVKGFGGAYDINGDEISLPHIKNPHKF